The genomic interval CGCATGTTCGGGACGGAGGGGATCGCGGCGATCCTCCGGGAACACCTGCGCTACGCGAACCTCCTGGCGTCGTGGGTCGCGGCGGACCCCGATTGGGAGCTCCTGGCCCCGGTTCCGATGGCGACGGTGTGCCTGCGCTGCCGCCCCGAGGGACACCCCGATCCGGACGCTCTGAACCGGCGCATCCTCGACGCCGTGAACGCATCCGGCCGGGCCTACCTGAGCCACACCCGGCTGGCGGGGAAGCTCACGATCCGGGTCTCGATCGGGAACCCGCGCCAGACCGAGGCCCACGTCGCGCGGATCTGGGAACTCCTGCGTAGCGCCGCGGCAACCCAAACCCGAATCGATGCTTGACTCCCGCGGGGATCGGGGTTTACGGTTCCCCCGGCCGTGGTTTCACCGAGGAGTTCGAAGGGGTACGGATTTCACGCGCGCCGCAAGCCGGTCTTGCGGCGTTTTGTCTTTCAGGCCCCGTATCGGGGCGTGAGGCGCACGGCTCGGTTCGAGAAGCTCTGATCGGCTTCGGTTCGCACGACGCGGTCCCACCCCGGCCGCGTCCGAAAGGCAGGGTTCGATGGGTACCAGGCTGTATGTCGGCAACCTCCCCTTCAGCGCGGACGAGCAGCAGGTCAAAGAGCTGTTCGAGCAAAACGGACGGACGGTGAAGGAAGTCAAGCTGATCACCGACCGGGAGACCGGCCGCCCTCGCGGCTTCGGTTTCGTGGACATGGGCACTCAGGAGGACGCCGACTCCGCGATCCGCCAACTCAACGGCACCAACTACGGGGGCCGCCCTCTCACCGTGAACGAGGCGCGCGAGCGCGAGCGTGGCGGGGGCGGGGGTGGCGGCGGCTACGGCGGCGGCGGTGGGCGCCGCGGCGGTGGCGGCGGCGGCTACGGGGGTGGCGGCGGCTACGGCGACCGGTACTGACCCCGTCCTGAAATCGAACGATCCCGCTGGGCCGGGGCTCCTCGAGGGTCCCGGCCCTTCGTCTTTTCGGTCACCCCTTTCGGGGCCGCATCGCCTCGAAAGTCTCCGCCGGCTCGTCGAGGAAGTCGTTGAACTCCCCGGCGCCGCGCAGCCACTCGCCGCCGTCGAACACGACGACCTCGCCGCGCATCCACTCCGACGCGTCGGAGACGAGAAACGCCGCGAGCTCGGCGAGCTCCTCCGGCGTCCCGAATCGCCCGGCGGGGATCCGCGCCTTCCTCCGCGCCTCGAGATCCGACGACGGCAGCAGGCGCGAGAACGCCCCTTCGGTCGGGATCGGTCCCGGCGCGATCGCGTTGAGCCGGATCCCGTAACGGGCCCACTCCACGGCGAGCGACCGGGTCATCGCGACGACTCCCGCCTTGGCGCACGCCGACGGCAACACGAACGCCGAGCCGGTCTCGGCGTAGGTCGTCGCGATCGAGAGGACCGAGCCGCCCCGCTTCGCCGCGATCCATCGCCTGGCCAGCGCCTGCGTGCAGTGGAACGTGCCGTGGAGGACGATCCCGACGACCGATGCGAAGGCGTTGGGGGAGAGCTGCTCGGAGGGACACAGGAAGTTCCCGGCGGCGTTGTTGACGAGGATGTCCGGCAGGCCCGCTTCGCCCTCGATCTTCGCGATCGCCGCCTCCACGGCGGCGGGGTCGCGCACATCGCAGGTCGCGAAGACGCCGCCGGTCTCCCGCGCGACGTCGCGAAGCGGCTCCTCGCGCCGCCCCGAGACCGCGACCTTCGCCCCGAGGGAGGCGAAGCGCAGCGCCATCGCGCGGCCGAGGCCGGTGCCCCCGCCGGTGATCCAGGCCACCTTCCCCGAAAGGAGGTCGAGGCGCAGCGCGGGGGTCATGGCTTCGGAGTGTCGCGGAAGAACGGCGACGCCCAGGCGGCGAGGAGCGCGTAGGCGGCGGCGATCACCCCCACGACGAGCCCTCCCGTCCGGTAGGCGGCCCGGGTGCCGCCCCGGACGAGGTCCGTCACGGCACCCGCGGGCACGGTCTTCTCGAACATCGAGAACCCCCAGCTCCCGGCGTACCACCCGATGACGAGCCCGCCGACCAGCAGGAGCACCATCCCCACCACGCGCTTGGACATCCCTACCACCTCGCCAGTTCGCGCACCGCGGCCGTCACGTCCTCCTGGGACGGCAGGATCGCCGACTCGAGAGAGGGCGCGTACGGCGGGAAACAGTCCTTCGCGGCCAGGCGGCGGACCGGCGCGTCGAGGTGCTCGAACGCCTGGTCCGAGATCCTCGCCGCGATCTCTCCGCCGAAACCGCCGGTGAGCTGCGCTTCGTGCACGACGATCGCCTTGCCGGTCTTCTTCACCGACTCGAGGATCGTCTCCTCGTCGAGGGGGACGAGGGTCCGGAGGTCGATCACCTCGACCGAGAACCCCTCGCGCTCGAGCTCGGCCGCGGCGCGCTGGCAGCGCACGACCCCGCTCCCCCACGTGATCGCGGTGAGATCGGTTCCGGGCTTCACGATGCGCGCCTTGCCGAAGGGGATCAGGTAGTCGGCGTCGGGCTCGAGGGACTTCGAGAAGACCTGACGGTAGAGCCCCTTGTGCTCGAAGAAGATGACCGGATCGTCGATCCGGCACGCCGTCTTGATGAGCCCCTTCGCGTCCGCCGCGTTGGAGGGGTACGCCACGTACCACCCCGGCGTGTGGATGTAGAGCGACTCGGGGCAC from Candidatus Polarisedimenticolaceae bacterium carries:
- a CDS encoding RNA-binding protein is translated as MGTRLYVGNLPFSADEQQVKELFEQNGRTVKEVKLITDRETGRPRGFGFVDMGTQEDADSAIRQLNGTNYGGRPLTVNEARERERGGGGGGGGYGGGGGRRGGGGGGYGGGGGYGDRY
- a CDS encoding SDR family oxidoreductase, with translation MTPALRLDLLSGKVAWITGGGTGLGRAMALRFASLGAKVAVSGRREEPLRDVARETGGVFATCDVRDPAAVEAAIAKIEGEAGLPDILVNNAAGNFLCPSEQLSPNAFASVVGIVLHGTFHCTQALARRWIAAKRGGSVLSIATTYAETGSAFVLPSACAKAGVVAMTRSLAVEWARYGIRLNAIAPGPIPTEGAFSRLLPSSDLEARRKARIPAGRFGTPEELAELAAFLVSDASEWMRGEVVVFDGGEWLRGAGEFNDFLDEPAETFEAMRPRKG